The genomic stretch TCTTCCTCAAGACCGCTGAGATCGACGGTGACCGTGCGGACAGGGCGGCCGTCCCAGTGCCGGCGAAAGAGCAGCTGCGCTTTTTCAAAAACTGGCCCTGACAGGTTGGAGGGGGAAGGCAGTGTCGTCTGGCGGTAGAATCCCCGTGTCAGGTCATAGGCGCGCAAGCCGACGGAGACGGTCCGACCCGCCTTGCCCAGTTTACGCGCCCGTCGGCAGACCTCGTCAGTCAACTCCAACAGCACCAGCTCGATATCGTCGCTGTGATGGTAATCGCGAGGCAGGGTGACGGAATGACCGACGCTCTTGGTCTGTTCCAGCGAGTCCGGGCGAACCGGCGAGCCGTCGCGCCCCCAGGCCAGGTTGTGGTAGACGGCGCCGCGAAGTCCGAAGCGCCGCATCAGGTAATCGACGGGGTAGTGGGCCAAATCGCCGATAGTGAGCAGGCCCATGTTGCGAAAATGCCGCTCCATCCGTGAGCCTACCATGAACATCTTGCCTATCGGCAAGGGATGCAGCTTTGCTTCCACATCGTCGACTCTCCAGAGCGCCACGCCGGAGGGGCTTTTTTTCGCCTCCACATCACAGGCCATCTTAGACAGGAACTTGTTGGGGCCGACACCTACGGAGCAGGGGACCTTTACCGCCTCCCAGACCCTTTGCCGGAAAATCCCGGCCGCCTCAACAGCGTCACCCCAGATGTGTTCGGCGCCTCGTACGTCGATAAACAGTTCGTCGACGCTGTAGGGCTCCACCAGGGGCGAAAGGGTGCGGGCGATCTGCTGGATCTGCCAAGATACCTCCAAGTAAAGGCTCATCCGCGGGCGCACACAGACCGCATCAGGACAGATCGCCCGGGCCTCGCCGACGGTCATGGCCGTCTTTACTCCGCGACGTTTGGCCTCCCGGGATGCGGCTAAGATGATGCCATGCCGCCGTTCCGGATCGCCGCAGACGAGCACCGGCTGTCCCCGCAAGGTCGGGTTATGGGCCATCTCGACGCTGGCATAAAAAGAATTCATATCCGCCAGGAGGACCGTCGGCTCAACCTTCACGGCTCTTCCGCCCCCACGATGGCCATAATAGCCAGCCCTTCAACAGTACCGGCCCGGCGCCAGCGCAGCGTTCCCGGCGGTTGCCCTACACTCAAGGGAATGCCGGTGAGCTTCTCCAGCCGGCCCTCGCGGTTGACGAGCAGCGTGACGGGGCGGCCTGCTTCGCGCGCTGCGAGGACCAACGCCTGAATCTCCTCCAAGTATTCCTGGGTGGGGCAAGGAATCGGCGCCGCTTCCCGGACATGCACAACAGCGCCAGCCCGGTGTTCCGGCAGAATTATGCGGGATCCCTGCCAGAGCCGGTTGTGGGTGAAAAAGGCGCAGATACGTTCATCCAAGGCGTTCCCTCCCACGTTAGAATATATGTTCTCAGAACACCAGTTCTATTATACGAACATGCACTCCTCTTGTCATGGGGATCGGGTTAAAAAAATTTCAAGCAATAAACAAAGGAACCCGGTTCCTGCTCCCGAAGGAGGAGGGAAACCAGGTTCCTTTTGTCGTCCAAATTACTTTCGCGAAACATTGTTGTCATAGAGGCGTTCGAGCAGGAGGAAAGCCTCTTCCCGGGCGATTGGGTTCTCAGGACGGAAAGTGCCATCGGGATAACCCTTGGCCAACCCATTGACCGTCGCCGCACTGACGGGGCCCCAAGCCCAAGAGTTCTCCATATCGGCGAAGGTTGGTGTCGAAGGGTTGTCCCATTGCTGTGCCCGTGACACCAAGGTGACAGCCTCCGCTCGGGTGATCGGCGCGTCCGGCGCCAGCCGGTGCCCTGGGCGTCCAATCACTAAGTTTTGCTTCACAAGACCGGCCAAACGGCCTTGCAGTTCTGGCTTCGTTTTATCTGCATCGGTAAACGAACGCAACTGTTCTGCTTCCTCGCCCTTAACGCTCTCCTCAATCTGCTTTAATGAGGGAGAGACGTCTATGAAATAAGAGAAGAACTCCTGCCGGGTCATCCCATCGGAGAACTTGCCATCTCGGTCCGACCAGGTCACCATCTCAGAGACACGCACCATGCTCAGATCCTTTGAATGGAAAGTAAATTCAACAAAAGGGACCCCCGTTGGGCGCATGTTGGCGATTTCCACCGTCAAGGAACGAGGCGTGGCCGATACCAGGCGAAAGGCAGGTCGATCTCCCTCCGTAGTAATGGCGTTAACAAGCCAGTTAATCATGGATGGACAGGACACATACTTGTCCAGCCTTTCCGCCGTCGGGACCTGCATATACTCGATACCAAAAGGCAACGTTACTGTGATCCGGCTGCCTACACCGACAGATTGAGGTCCCTCAGTGGGGGCGACCAAAAAGACAGAACGCAAAGTCTGATTATCGCCAAAGTTTACTCGCGGAACCGATTCCGATAGGTTTTCACTGGTCATCGTTCCGGCGGATTGGACAGCCACGGGGCTCCAGACACCGGGCCTCTCTACGTCCTCAAAACGGACCCGGATATCACCTGCCTCAGCCATACCCGCTCCGAGAGTGACGAGAGCCAACGTTGTGAAGAACAGCAACCGTTTGCGCAACAGATTCCCTCCTAAAGCTTCTAAAATATACATGATCGGATGAATCGTCGGACAATCAGGCGTCCCGTACTCACTTCGCACTTTTTCTATTTTTTCCTCCTTTTTAGCCAGAAGGCTTACGGAAAATGCTATAGGTTTCTTTCCCCTTTATCGAGGAAAGCGATGCCTCGCTACTGTTCCGTTTGCTTGGATCTCCCTGAGGCGGGTATAATGGTGGTAAAAGAAGGGAGGGGAGCGCATGGCCCTCTGTGACAAGTGCCGGGAATGTCGCCGCGACAAGGAGTTTGAGTTAGAACGCTTCCGTAAAAACTACATGGATGGCGGTGTCGTCGAGAAATCTCCTCAGTGTAAAGACTGCGACAACGTGGAAGGTGACGATCTGGAACGGTGCCTGGTCTGCGGTGCTGTAATTAGAGACAAATAACAGGCGATGGAACAGGGGGCGCAAGCCTCCTTGTTTCATGTACGCCCTCTGCCCGCCTTTAATGACCGGGTCGTGCTCAGCCTTCGCTTTGAAATTCTTTATTAACAAAACCGTTTTCGTGGTAGAATGATGGGCGACATCTTTTTCATCGCCAAGCGACACCAAACACGAATAAATCACGCTTCGCAGAACAATTCAAGGCAGGTGATTCGATGCAGAAATGGCAGGCCAGACCCAGGCTGATGATCTTTTTCGGTCTCATGCTGCTCCTGGTGGTGACGGCAGTGGTTACATACGGGATCTTGAGTCCCGATCTTTCCCTGCGCGATCCTTTCAGCCCTGACGGACCCTTGACGGAATCAGAAATCAATCGGCGGATGAATGTGCTCCTACTGGCCGTGGATAACCGTCCTGGGGAATCGGATGGACGCACTGACACGATCATCGTCGCCAGTGTTGATCGTCATGATAAAAAGCTTTATCTTCTCTCTATCCCCCGTGACAGCCGAGTCAAAATCAGCGGCCACGGCATGGACAAAATCAACGCGGCCCACATGTACGGCGGCGTCCCCTTGACAAGGAAAACAGTGGAGGAGTTATTGGGGATACCGATCGATTACTACGTGAAGACCGATTTCAACGGCTTTCGAGAGATCGTCGACACGCTCGGCGGCGTAGAAATTGATGTCGAAAAAAACATGTACCACAATGAAGGAGATCCGGAAGATTTAATTAATTTAAAAAAGGGTCTCCAAAGGTTGAGCGGCAAAGAGGCGCTCCAGTATGTCCGGTTCCGCTCAGACGAACTGGGTGATATCAGCCGGACCCAACGGCAACAAAAATTCCTCCACGCCCTCGCCAAACAGTCCTTGCAGGTCAATACGGTGTGGAAGCTTCCGTCCCTCGTTCCTCAACTGGTAAATCACGTCGAGACCAATCTGAGCGCCGGCGATCTCGTCTCCCTAGCGATCATGGCCAAGGACTGGAACGCAAGCAACATTATCGCCCACACCTTACCGGGAAATTTTGTCACCCTCAACGGCGTCAGCTATTGGCAAGTCGATCCGGCGAAGTCCCGTCAGGCCGCCCTT from Heliomicrobium modesticaldum Ice1 encodes the following:
- a CDS encoding DNA polymerase IV yields the protein MKVEPTVLLADMNSFYASVEMAHNPTLRGQPVLVCGDPERRHGIILAASREAKRRGVKTAMTVGEARAICPDAVCVRPRMSLYLEVSWQIQQIARTLSPLVEPYSVDELFIDVRGAEHIWGDAVEAAGIFRQRVWEAVKVPCSVGVGPNKFLSKMACDVEAKKSPSGVALWRVDDVEAKLHPLPIGKMFMVGSRMERHFRNMGLLTIGDLAHYPVDYLMRRFGLRGAVYHNLAWGRDGSPVRPDSLEQTKSVGHSVTLPRDYHHSDDIELVLLELTDEVCRRARKLGKAGRTVSVGLRAYDLTRGFYRQTTLPSPSNLSGPVFEKAQLLFRRHWDGRPVRTVTVDLSGLEEDGTLQQELFRDMDRQDRVSRTMDRIRDAMGTTAIVRASSLLPAGQARDRAVKIGGHYR
- a CDS encoding S-layer homology domain-containing protein, with product MRKRLLFFTTLALVTLGAGMAEAGDIRVRFEDVERPGVWSPVAVQSAGTMTSENLSESVPRVNFGDNQTLRSVFLVAPTEGPQSVGVGSRITVTLPFGIEYMQVPTAERLDKYVSCPSMINWLVNAITTEGDRPAFRLVSATPRSLTVEIANMRPTGVPFVEFTFHSKDLSMVRVSEMVTWSDRDGKFSDGMTRQEFFSYFIDVSPSLKQIEESVKGEEAEQLRSFTDADKTKPELQGRLAGLVKQNLVIGRPGHRLAPDAPITRAEAVTLVSRAQQWDNPSTPTFADMENSWAWGPVSAATVNGLAKGYPDGTFRPENPIAREEAFLLLERLYDNNVSRK
- a CDS encoding LCP family protein; protein product: MQKWQARPRLMIFFGLMLLLVVTAVVTYGILSPDLSLRDPFSPDGPLTESEINRRMNVLLLAVDNRPGESDGRTDTIIVASVDRHDKKLYLLSIPRDSRVKISGHGMDKINAAHMYGGVPLTRKTVEELLGIPIDYYVKTDFNGFREIVDTLGGVEIDVEKNMYHNEGDPEDLINLKKGLQRLSGKEALQYVRFRSDELGDISRTQRQQKFLHALAKQSLQVNTVWKLPSLVPQLVNHVETNLSAGDLVSLAIMAKDWNASNIIAHTLPGNFVTLNGVSYWQVDPAKSRQAALDFMRGVISTSIIDESIVVLEKPKKKSKTADGETKPETDQMQHPVSGSQPSDQIGADQAGKPAAFSGLKDGLEQKAGAESPSAPQSPVPLDTPDTPSKPPTSPSTPKNPQQPGPSVTPPAPSRLPDALNPTAPNRVVPGAPPVPTDVQPHSSSGIE